The following are encoded in a window of Thermoproteota archaeon genomic DNA:
- a CDS encoding Lrp/AsnC family transcriptional regulator, with translation MASAYVLINCELGSEESVISQLKALDSVKEVHGTFGAYDILAKVVSDEVSALRETITWKIRKIDKIRSTLTLMGIEGQE, from the coding sequence ATGGCATCAGCATACGTGTTAATCAATTGCGAGTTAGGTTCTGAAGAATCTGTTATTTCTCAACTAAAAGCACTTGATTCGGTAAAGGAGGTACATGGAACATTTGGAGCATATGATATCTTGGCTAAAGTTGTTTCTGATGAAGTAAGTGCTCTAAGGGAGACCATTACATGGAAGATTAGGAAAATCGATAAAATCCGTTCTACCCTGACATTAATGGGAATAGAAGGCCAAGAATAA
- a CDS encoding Lrp/AsnC family transcriptional regulator translates to MPTTYFLLNVTLNQEQSVIDNIKNSLSEIANIIFDIQGVFGVYDIVLKVTSDSEDSLRNTVMSKIRSIQNIQSSITMIVNE, encoded by the coding sequence ATGCCTACAACCTATTTTTTACTAAACGTAACTCTTAATCAGGAACAATCAGTTATAGATAATATCAAAAATTCTCTTTCCGAAATTGCAAATATAATATTTGACATACAGGGTGTTTTTGGTGTGTATGATATTGTACTCAAAGTTACTTCTGATTCAGAAGATTCCCTACGAAATACTGTGATGAGCAAAATAAGATCTATTCAAAACATTCAATCTTCCATTACAATGATTGTTAATGAATGA